In Pseudomonas campi, the sequence ACCCGTTTCCTGGCCATGCGCTGGGGGCTGGGCGGCATGCCCTTCAGCGGCAACACGTCGCGTGAAATGGGCGGTTGGGTACGCCTGCGCAGCGATGTGTCCTACGACAAGATCAGCGAAACCCACCTGCTGGCCCTGGTCGATGCCTGGCCGCCGATCCCGCTGTCACACCTGAAGGCGCCGACCCCGGGCAGCTCGCTGACCTGGACCATCGAGTTCGTCCAGCCGGTGGCCAAGCTGACCACCCACGACTGGTGCCTGTACCGGGCCGAGATCGAGCATGCCCGCGATGGCTACGGGCATATCGCCGCCGGCCTGTGGAGCCCCACGGGCGAGCTGCTGGCCCTCAGTCGGCAGACGGTGACGGTGTTCGGCTGATCAGCGGAAGATCGAAGAACGCCCGCGCGCTGGCGGTCGTGTGTGCGGCCAGCGCTTCCTGACTTTCGCCTCTGTGCGCGGCGACCTCACGCAACACTTCGCCTAGAAACGCCGGTTCGTTGTGCCCGCTCTTCGGTTTGGGCCGCAGGCTGCGTGGCAGCAGGAACGGCGCATCGCTTTCCAGCATCAGCCGCCCGGCCGGAATCTCGCGCACCAGTGGGTGCAGGTGAGTGCCGCGGCGTTCGTCGCAGATCCAGCCGGTGATGCCGATATGCAGGTCGAGGTCTAGGTAGCCGTACAGCGCGGTTTTCTCGCCGGTGAAGCAATGCACCACCGCCGCCGGCAGGCGGTCGCGAAACTCGCGGAGGATGGCGATCAGCCGCTCGCTGGCGTCGCGCTCATGGAGGAACACCGGCAGCTGCAGTTCGACCGCCAAGGCCAGCTGCTCCTCCAGGGCTTTTTCCTGCAGTGAACGAGGGGAGAAGTCGCGGTTGAAATCCAGCCCGCATTCACCCACCGCGCGCACCGGCGCTTGCGCCAATAAGGAACGCAACTGGCGGCTGCTGTCGGCGTTCCACTGGCTGGCATCGTGCGGGTGCACGCCGGCGGTGCTGAACAGCCGTTGGCCAGTGCCGTCCAGTTCCTCGCAGAAGGTCAGGGCCTGTTCGCTCTCTTCCAGGCTGGTGCCGGTCAGGATCAATTGGCAGACGCCAGCAGCCTGTGCGCGAGCGAGTACTTCGTCACGTTGCCGGGCCAGGCTGGGGTGGGTCAGATTGACGCCGATGTCGATGAGTTGCATGGTGCTATCTCTAAACTGCGTCGGGCAGCATAGCAGAGCAGTGTAATTATCAGAAAACTCAATATTTACATTGGTTTAGCTATGAAATCTAAGGCTGTTTATTCGTTGCGACTGGCGCCAAGCGGTTGTCTGTGACACTCTCCGCGGCCCCGTTTGTCCGGTTCGGCCGGTTGCTCGGGGCTTGCAGTCGGCCAGGCAGTTGTCACGCCTGGCGCCACCCGGAGGTCGGATGATCCGAGCGCTGTCGTTCCTGCTCTGTTGCCTGATGCTCCTGGCGCTGCCCGTCCAGGCGCGTCTGGCCAGCTCGCCGGCCGAGGTGCGTGGCAGTGATCTACCGCTGCGCGACCTGGCCGAGGTGCGCAAGAGTGGCGAGTTGCGCGTGCTGGTCAACCAGAGCCGCAACAGCTCCGGTGAAGTGAAGGGCCAGGCGATAGGCGTCGAGCGCCATCGCTTGCGGGCCTTTGAGCAATACCTCAATCGCAATGTCCGTGACGGCCGCAATCTGCGCCTGAAGATCATCCCGTTGCCCAAGGATCAACTGCTTGCAGCCTTGCAGAAGGGCCAGGGTGATCTGGTCGCACCGGGAGAATTGCTGGCCCCGCATACCGGGCGCATGGTCACTGCCAGTGCGCCGATTCGCCGTGATGTGGCGATTGTGGTGGTGGGTAATCGCGGCAATCGTCACTACCGCAAACTCGAAGACATGGCCGGGCGCAGCCTGGTTCTGCCGGCAGGCAGTGCCGTTGGCGAAGCCCTGCGCGAGGTGAATCAGAGTCTGGCCGAACGCAAGCTACCGCCGATCGTGGTCGAGTGGGCTGATCCCAGTCTCGCCGTAGAGGACGTGCTGGAGATGGTCCAGGCTGGTATCTACCCCTGGACGGCCGTGGAGCAGCCGATTGCCGAGCGCTGGAGCAAGGTGTTGCCCAGGCTGCGCATCGAGAGGCATCTGCGGGTGGGGCAGACGGCTGACATGAGCTGGTTCGTGCGCCGCGATGCATTGATGCTGCGCGCCAGTATCGATCGTTTTCTGGCCAGCTACCGCCAGCCTGCCGATCAGGATGCCACCTTCCAGCGTGTCTACCGCCGCCTGTACAAGGTGCGTAATCCCCTCACGGGCAATGACCGCCAGCGCCTGGAGAAGGTGCGCCAGGTGTTGCAGAAACACGGCCAGCAGCAGGATCTCGACTGGTTGCGGCTGGCGGCGGTGGCCTACAAGGAGTCCACCCTCAATCCGGCTGCGCGCGGCGCCTCGGGCGCTACCGGCCTGATGCAGATCACCCCGGGGGCGGCGCGCAGCGTCGGGGTTGGCAATATCCAGGCGCTGGACA encodes:
- a CDS encoding transglycosylase SLT domain-containing protein, whose protein sequence is MIRALSFLLCCLMLLALPVQARLASSPAEVRGSDLPLRDLAEVRKSGELRVLVNQSRNSSGEVKGQAIGVERHRLRAFEQYLNRNVRDGRNLRLKIIPLPKDQLLAALQKGQGDLVAPGELLAPHTGRMVTASAPIRRDVAIVVVGNRGNRHYRKLEDMAGRSLVLPAGSAVGEALREVNQSLAERKLPPIVVEWADPSLAVEDVLEMVQAGIYPWTAVEQPIAERWSKVLPRLRIERHLRVGQTADMSWFVRRDALMLRASIDRFLASYRQPADQDATFQRVYRRLYKVRNPLTGNDRQRLEKVRQVLQKHGQQQDLDWLRLAAVAYKESTLNPAARGASGATGLMQITPGAARSVGVGNIQALDSNVLAATRYMARIRREFFSSRQIAEEERMAFVLAGYNMGPQRVQSLRAEARRRGLDANRWFFQVERVAMEQMGMGVVSYVSSVNKYYLAYDRERDLIEPQGQKVSTRK
- a CDS encoding TatD family hydrolase; the protein is MQLIDIGVNLTHPSLARQRDEVLARAQAAGVCQLILTGTSLEESEQALTFCEELDGTGQRLFSTAGVHPHDASQWNADSSRQLRSLLAQAPVRAVGECGLDFNRDFSPRSLQEKALEEQLALAVELQLPVFLHERDASERLIAILREFRDRLPAAVVHCFTGEKTALYGYLDLDLHIGITGWICDERRGTHLHPLVREIPAGRLMLESDAPFLLPRSLRPKPKSGHNEPAFLGEVLREVAAHRGESQEALAAHTTASARAFFDLPLISRTPSPSAD